The following is a genomic window from Apodemus sylvaticus chromosome 10, mApoSyl1.1, whole genome shotgun sequence.
AGAATCTAAAAAGAATATTGGATCTCTTCTTTCAGTAGtgggaggaaataaaaataactgttaAAATAATCACATATATGCTTCAAACATGGGTTCATGTCTTTCAACTGTGTAATGTGGAAGGTTGTTGAGCTTGACTTTCCAGGTGCAAAACAAATCAGGTCACCTAATCTAATTGACTTCATATAGAGAATAAAAGTGCATATctacaacattttaaaattcaaaatttaaaaatacaaatgaacacAACAATAGcatccttaaaaacaaaagtatttatATCTATCTCATTGCCTCATTAGTGGATTTCCTTAGACTACTTGCTGGTTAGGGGCTCTGAGTTCCCTGGGATGATTTTGATCTTATTCCTAGAATATGTCCAACCAGAAACTAACAACCAGCCACCAGCAACTAGCAACCAGCAAGCAAAAAGCAGCAATGAACAACACCATGAGTGGCAGTAGTGGTAGTAGtaatattagtagtagtagtaatagtattAGTAAtagtaatattattattattattattattattattagtagtagcagcagcagcagaagtagTACCAGTAGGTGTAGTAGCAACTGTGTTTGCTCTTCAGGGTTGAGCATTTTTATACTACTTGATTACTTTataaaatcatctgaaatgtagtTATTGTAGTCAAAAGATAGTTTTCTTTTGAAGGACTCTTTTTAGGGCTCCCTTCATGTctctgttcctcaggctgtagatgaaggGGTTCACCATGGGAGTCACCACTGTGTACATCATAGACATGACAGTGTCCTTTAGAGTAGAGTTATTAGCAGATGGACATAAGTAGAGGCCAATAATTGTCCCATAGAACAGTGACACCACAGACAGGTGAGAACCACAAGTGGAGAAGACCTTGTGGATGCCTCGAGTTGAAGGGACCTTGAGGATGGAGGAGATGATGCGTGCATAAGACACTATGATTAGTAGAAATGGAAGTATAACAACAAGCCCTCCTATGATCAATATCACCAATTCATTAATGTGAATATCAGAGCAGGCCAGCTTCAGGAGAGCAGACAGATCACAGAAAAAATGGGGGATCACATTGTTTTCACAGAAAGACAACCTAGTCAAGAGCAAAGTGTGCAACATGGCATGGGATGTGGTCAGCACCCAGGACAGCACCACCAGACTCACACAGAGCTTGGTGCTCATGATGTTGGTGTAATGGAGGGGgaagcagatggccacatagcggtcataggccatggcaACAAGAAGGAAGCTCTCAAgatctccaaaaaacaaaaagaaatacatttgtgTCAGGCAGCCTGCATAGGGGATGGATGGAACTTGGCTCTGCATGTTCTGCAGCAACTTGGGCATTGtgacagaggaaaagcagaggtcagagaaggacaagttgctgagaaagaagtacatgggtgtgtggagatggGAGTCCAGTAGAATGAGGATGATGATAATGAGGTTCCCCAGGACAGTGGTGAGGTACATGGCCAGGAACAGGGTGTAGAACAGGTGCTGGTGCTCTGGGGAGATGGGCAGACCTaggaggaggaactgagagaTGGCTGTCTCATTGTTTCCAGACATGATCTATCTTCCTATAATATGTTTAAGGGGAATAGTGGGCTAcctgtaaatatataataaaaattaatacatatgTAAGAGAAGTGCTTTACAATAATTTCATTTAATCACATTATCTCTGCATTACAAAGAGCTAGAATTTCTATAACAATAAATTCTTTGGTTTCTTATATGTGTTTTaatatttcatcttttaaattcTACTCTTATCTGAGATACAAAATGTATTGGCATTTCTCTTATTTCTGAGTTGGTTATGTGACCACAGTGATTATGATTTGGTTCACCTCTTTTAGTTTCTTCCATCTTAATGTTCCTTAGATCTTAGTGAAGATAAtcttattttatgattttaaatctgTAGCAGTAAGTTGAATGGTTTACATTACAACTTAGGACTCAGGATGGATTTTGTTCTGTCTTATCCTCAGAACTCTGATTTCTAAGGATGAATGAATTTTCCCTAGAGTGTCCTGCAGGCCTTGTAAACACAGCATATTCCAAACAAAACTCCCACATTCAGCCTCTTCCTACTCTTTCCCATCTTTCTTCACTCTTACCTATCATTCAAGGAAATCTGTGATCAAAGCTGAAATCTGAGAGttgtatttcattcattcatttctttgacTATTAATACTCCATTAATAAATGCTATAGATCCTGaagttcatattttctttatcctagTTGTTACTAAAATAGACAAACTATTATCCCACTTGAACTATTGAATGCATATCTCAATTCACTCTGTGAGTCTCAACCTCTATTCATTCCTAAAAGAGCCATATTTTGCTCTTTACATGTAAAGTGGAAATCAAATCATCCTTCCATTCTAATTAATTCTTTTTTGGATGCTCAGTGCTTAGATGCTAAAACACAAATTTCTTTCAGGGACACACTTCACATTGATGTCCGTAAGTTTCCCTACCTCCACAGTCACATTTGGTCACACAAATACTCTGTATTATATTCTCCAGCTATGCTGGACTTTAGGGTGTATTTTACAGTGCTCTGCCTTTCACACCTCATGTTCCATTCGCCTGACAATTTCTTCTATTTGCTCCCACTCTCCTTGATTACCATTTATACTTACTTCAGCAGCTCTGACTTTCTAAGATAAATCTCCCAAATCTGTTTAGAGTAGGTGAGAACTTCTACCTTTCCCCTACTGTGTCTGGTACTCACCCTATACCCAATGCTTCAGTCAGTTTCTTATAACTGACTCCAACATACTGTAAACTCCATTCTGGAATGGCCTGTCTGCCTTTGACCCGCAGTGAGGATATTCTGCTTGTTGACTGAATTTGCCCAATATATCATTAATATTATTAGGTGCATTTTACAATAGAAAATGCAGTCATGTTATTTTCAAAGACACCAATTCTCTATGAAATTAGAATATCTACCACTGTTAATTCTTCCCTGCAAAgaatttcttggttttgtcttttactccTGGTTTTGACTTTGTGTTATAATTTTCACATAGGGACATTATTATAGACCTCTGTGTTTGAGACTTACTCATGTTACCAAATCAAAAGATGCTCTGCATATCTTTATACTTCAGTCATATGATATCATTGATATCACTATGCTAAGAAAAAATATGGTTGCAGATTTTGTACGTGTGGAAACATTTCTATGCTAGTCTTATACAGGCTCCTTCTCCAATATGCTTACCCAAGTTCTCACTAATTTTATGTGTTATCTCTGCTTGGTCCATCTATTAATATTGTATACATTATGCAATTGAGTTAACATTTAGCCCAGTACACTTTGAGTGAGTCAAATTACCTGGCGTAATGTGATGCCTTTATATATACAAGTGAAGATACTGATGAAAAATCTGCAATCTTCCAAGGAAGAAAAGACTCTGGCTGCTGAGTTTCTTTAGTTTCAGGTGTGTTTCTGGATATCAGTCCACATAGTGTTTTCAGATTTGCCAGTTCATTATCTAGAAActgatttattaaaaaatgaccTTAATTTACACTTACTTTCTCTTGAAATCATTTTCTACCTTTAAGCACACTTACATGTGGATATAGTATGGCTGCCATGGATTTCTGAGATAATCTGACCTCAATAAAACTCACTATAGATTATATCTGACAAATGAATCAGAAAGCCTTGCAGAAAGACTGACTGTTTAAATCTTCCCCTTAAAATGATTAATTTGTCTTCATTAGCAAATTTTATATTTCACAGTTATCTGCTGACATTAAGGGAAGAAAAATGTCTACTGAAACCCCAGACACTGTTTGTCAGTAGTTTGCTTCCCATATAACTGTGAAGATAACatttccagtgttgagtgttacTAGGAGTCATAGATGAGAAAGCTGATGAGCAAATGCTTCATGAGTGAACATCTTCATGTTTCCCAGGGCCATGGGAATACAAGTTCCTTAATTACAGCTAAACTAAGAACGATCTAACACGATGCCTTGAAAATTTAATGTgcaactggagaggtggctcagaggttaagtgttaagaatgctcttccagaagtcctgagttcaagttcccGCAACCACATggacctcacaaccatctgtaatgggatctgatgccctgtttctggtgtgtttgaagacggcaacagtgtactcattatatatatatatatatatatatatatatatatatatatatatatatatatatatatataaactaaataaataaaaaaaaacaaaaagagaaaaaagaaaattaatgtgaatgaaaactctccactatatttattaaaatgttgatGTTACACTTTGATTAAAATCTTACATTTTTAATTCACACCCAAAGACAATGCATTGCTTTTTTAAATGGACTTAGCCACATTTTAATTGGCAGATTATTAGTTTCTTTTGAAAAACTGAAGTTCCATTTCTGATATGAAAGTCACAGGTCATTAGTTTCTTCAGAAAAACTGAATGATGTGACATCAATCcattatttttctcaatttttttggataacactaaaataaaatatttgataaatactGTATAAATCCTGTGTGGATTAGAGAGCTGTTGTTACACTGAAGTGATAGAGTAGTTGGTAAGAATATATTGTATAGTGACATTGATGAATATTATCATCAAAATATATCTGGTAAACAGTAGTTAACATGTTTGTAGAAGGTAGGAAACAGAGAGGTATTGAATAGAGACATATCAAATCTAAAACTCCACATGGAAGACTATCATACTATCTGGAAAAACTAGACCATCCTTCCCAACTCACCTAGGATGTTCTCAGTCAACTCTGAGACTCCAGCTTGAGACCCTGTTCTCATATTAATTGCAGAACTGTGAAGTAGTGCCTCTATTTTCATAATCTGTGTATTATCCTTGCTCATGTCTTCCACAATACCCAACCCTGGGCCTGAGGGAACTTGCTCTCTGGAGTCCAGACCTTGGAATAAACTCACTTAAGACACATTAATTAGCTAGAACCATTCTGGAACAATTAAGAGAACTACAACTGTGAGTGATCCACTCCTGATGACATTTGGTTCCATTTAGGGGAAGATAGTAATGACATGGAACTCATAAGTGGATGTGTATTCATTGATTCCATTCGGGGTTTGCAGGTATCTTTCATGCCCAGAACATATTCTATGGAATATTAAAAGGTGCAATTGGAAGATTACTAAAGTACTTAAGTGCAATACtctgcataatttaaaatatattaaaagtatgATAATTCAAACTAGCATTATTCAGATTTTGTGGCAGCATACTCTGAGAACAACATGCTTTTTGAGAGATTCCTAGATTACCCACTCTCCATAGTAGCCCTAGGAGAGATACACATGCTACTAACAAGTATCAGCTGTATGTGAGACAATTTTCTATATAGGTCAATAAGTAAGAATAAATAACACCTTCAAATCATGTTCAATTATTTTTCAGGTAAATATCTTTTTtcaaaactttttaaaacttagacatgtgctttatttacatttcaaatgggaTGCCCTTTCTGTATTACCCCTCCTAAAATCCCCTATCCTATACCTCCTCCTCCTAATAATCCCTcttccaatttcctgacttgcattcccctattctggggaattgagccttcacagcacccgTAATCTCTCCtatcattgatgtctaaaatggtcatcttctgctgcatatgtagttGGAACTATGGGttccaatgtgtactctttggttggtggtttagtccctgggagctctgggggttcttgttggtacatgttattgttcctcctatggggctgcaaacctcttcagctccttgggtcctttctctagctcctccattgggaaccctattcTCAGCCCATTGGTTAGCTGTGAGCTaagggtattttgatcccccttctaagaaggaccaaagtatatgcactttggtcttccttcttcttgagcttcatgtggtctgtgaattttatcttcgGTATTccgagcatttgggctaatattcacttatcagcgagtgcataccatgtgtgttcttttgtgactgggttacctcactcagatattttctagctccatccacttgcctaagaatttcatgaattcattgattttaatagctgagtagtactccgttgtgtaaatataccacattttctggatccattcctctgttgagggatacctggattctttccagcttctggctattataaacaagactgctatgaacatagtggggcatgtgtccttattacatgttggaatatcttctgggtatatgcccaggagtggtatagctgggtcctcaggtaatgctatgtgctattttcggaggaaccgccaaactgatttccagagtggttttaccagcttgcaattctaccagcagtgaaagagtgttactttctctacatcctctccagagTTTTTGACCTTGGCTATTCTGagcagtgtgaggtggaatctcagggttgttttgatttgcatttccctgatgattaaggatgttgaacatttctttaggtgtttctcattcatttggtattcctcagttgataattctttgtttagctctgtaccccatttttaatagggttatttggttctctggagtctaacttcttgagttctttgtatatgttggatattagccctctattggatgtaggattggtaaaggtcttttcccaatgttttggttgccgttttgtcctattgacagtgtcctttgctttacagaagctttgcaattttatgaggtcccatttgtcaattcttgttcttagagtataagctattggtgttctgtttaggaaatatcCCCGTGTGCTCATGTGCTCGAGGgggaaatttcttttttattcagtcacaaaacagacctcagcagatataagaagattgaacaaatcccatgtatcctatcagatcacaatggagtgaTTGtgattatatgtaattatatcgttaattgtaattgtaattatatgatcaattttggagaaggtaccatgaggtgctgagaagaaggtatattcttttgatttaggatgaaatgttctgtacatatctattaaatccatttggtccaaaacttctgttagtttcactgtgtcattgtttagtttgtgtttccctgatctgcccATTGGCaagagtgaggtgttgaaatcacccacatttattgtgtgaggtgcaatgctTGTTttaatctttagtaaagtttcttttaggaatgagggtatccttgtatttggagcatagatgttcagaattgagtgttcttctttgtagatttttcctttgatgagtatagtgtccttctgtgtcttttttgaagacttttggttgaaagtctattttattggatattagaacggctactccagcttgtttccagagacaattttcttggaaaattgttttccagtcttttactctgaggtagtgtttgtcttttgacGCTGagatgcattttctgtatgcagcaaaatgttgggtcctgtttatgtatccagtttgttagtatatgtctttttattggggaactgagtccattgatgttaagagatgatAAGgcatagtaattgttgcttcctgttatttttgatgtaatttttatgtttgtgtgactatcttcttttgggtttgttgaaagaagattgatttcttgatttttctagtgtgtaattttcctccttttgctgatgttttccattcattatcctttgaagggctggatttgtggaaagatattgtgtaaatttgtttttgtcatggaataccttggtttctccatctatggtaattgagagatttgctaggTATAGCAAcctgagttggcatttgtgttctctcagggtcTATATGATAtatgcccaggctcttctggctttcatagtctctggtgagacatctggtgtaattctgataggtctacctttataggTTAcatgacccttttcccttactgcttttaatattctttctttgtttagtacatttgcaattttaattattatgggactggaggaatttcttttctggtcaaatctatttggagttctgtaggcttcttatatgttcatgggcatctctttctttaggttagggaagttttcttctataattttgttgaagacatttactggctctttaagttagaaatcttcactctcttctatataatctttaggtttgttcttctcgttgtgtcctggatttccttgatgttttggcttaggagctttgtgcattttgcattttctttgactgttgtgtcaatgctttctatggtatcttttgcatctgatattctcttttctatctcttctattctgtttttgatcctttcatccatgactcctgacttctttcccaggttttctatgtccagagttgtttccctttggaatttctattgtttctacctccatttttaggtcctggatggttttgttcaattccttcaactgttttgttttgttttcctgtagttctttaaaggcttctccctgtttacttgtgttctcctgtatttccttaatggagttatttatgtctttcttgaagccctctatcagcatcatgagctgtgattttaaatccaaatattgcttttctggtgtgttgagatatccaggacttgctgttgtgggtgaaTTTTGATTTGgatagtgccatgttgccttgatttctgttaataactttcctgtgtttgctttttgccatctggttatctccagTGTTAGTTGTTCCTGCTGCCTCTGgttggtgcttgtccctcctgtatgcctgcaagcctgtctcagcacccctgggtgactggttCTCCCCTAGCACAGAGTGctatggtgctgcccagctcctgggtgcacgTGGGGCCCTGGTGGACACTTTTTCAGTTTTTAGTTGTCTTTACATGTGAATTATATAAATACACAatcaatttatataaaataattttattggaaTTGTGTTTGTAATTTGATTGAATATCGAAGTAAGTGTGTGACAAGAAGACATCTTGAAAATACTTAATCTTAAAGTCAAGGAATGTtgcattattaaaataattcctaaacctttatgttttaaattaataatttgtaGTTTTGAAATTATAGATTTTACACACACAGTTGTACTAGAGTAATAAACACCAATATTCACCtctgtgtttcctgtgtgtggaTGCAGTGTGGCCAATTGCCTGATAAGCCTTCTGTCATGCCTTTCTGATGTGTTCTCTAAATCATCAATAACCACAAAGCCCCCCGCCCCCAAACACTTTCCTTGGcagtttcatatatgtatataatgcattttaGTGACTTCCGTGCCTGATTTTTCCTCAATAACATCTTAAGGTTTCTGCTACCTCTTCCATGCAGTTGTAATTTCACATATTAAGTGGAAAATTCAAGAGATTCACAAAAATGACAGGctgtcctgtgcattctgatGAAAACTGAGCTCTCCTAGCCTCTATCCTGCAATCACTCTGAATTCTCACTTCATCTAGTATTTTCACATTGTAACTGCTGTCCTCTTTGTGAGGTGCTCTTCAACCATCATGAGAACCACTTCAACTCTATTCTCTAATGCCTCATATAAGGAGTTTTAGGTAAATCTTCAAATGAAGCTTACAGAGCAGCCTAAAGTTATATCACATTGCTGTGTCCTTCACTTTACTTCCTGATACATAGTTATTTTCTGAGATATTGAATTGTATTCACCTGTGTAAGGGAGAAGTTGTTATATTTTGAAAAGTTAATAAACTTTTTAGTGATTGGCAATATTTTAATATGTACTTTAGTACATGTAGCCTATGATGTTGGTAGATGGGTAGATAGGAACCACTTTTAGATTCTCTGGCATTCTGCACAACAATGTTGCCCATGAATAGCTTAATCACTATCTTAGGGTTTTTCTTCTATTAAGAGAAACCATGATCACTGCAACTCTTAAAAAaacacaacatttaattggggtacCTCACAATTTCAGTGATTTAGGCCATAATCATTATGATGGGGTGTATGGCATTGTGCAGCCATATTTTGTGGTAGAGGAGCTatgagttctatatcttgatctgaaggcaggaagtcaaggcagagaCTGTTTTCTGTAGGCAGCAGTAGAGCATTTGCGAAATAGCAGCCTACAGGGCATTCGACCCTTACCAAGTctgcttgcaacccaaaacatccaggaaatccaggacacaatgtgaagaccaaacctaaggattataggtcaTGAGGTGATTGGATTCTACACTGAGCATAATATAGCTTCGACATATATCTGAGACCTCAAATcttgcctccacagtgacacatttcttctaACAAGACCACAGATCCAATTAGTGACACTCTGTATAATATATAATCCACATTTCAACACATGAATCGATGGATTGAGAGGAATACCTATATAAA
Proteins encoded in this region:
- the LOC127693979 gene encoding olfactory receptor 1468-like; the encoded protein is MSGNNETAISQFLLLGLPISPEHQHLFYTLFLAMYLTTVLGNLIIIILILLDSHLHTPMYFFLSNLSFSDLCFSSVTMPKLLQNMQSQVPSIPYAGCLTQMYFFLFFGDLESFLLVAMAYDRYVAICFPLHYTNIMSTKLCVSLVVLSWVLTTSHAMLHTLLLTRLSFCENNVIPHFFCDLSALLKLACSDIHINELVILIIGGLVVILPFLLIIVSYARIISSILKVPSTRGIHKVFSTCGSHLSVVSLFYGTIIGLYLCPSANNSTLKDTVMSMMYTVVTPMVNPFIYSLRNRDMKGALKRVLQKKTIF